CGATCATGCGGTAGGGGCGGCCCTCGTGGTCACGGAGCACATACCCGTGATCGATGACATAGGCAAAGGTGCCGTCGGCTCGACGAAATCGATATTCGGCTGTCCACAGGTTCTGGTCCGACTGGAGCACTTGAGCGAGGTTGGCGAGGACTGCGGCCTGATCCTCGGGATGAATCTGCTCGGCCCAGGGAATGTGACCTCGCCGGAGATTCGCAGGGGCCGGACCATACACCGATAGGTGGGCCTCGTTGAACCACGTCACGCCGGACGTGATCTCCCAGTCCCAGATGCCGTCGCGGGTGGCGAGGCAGGTCAGATGGAAGCGCTCCTCGCTTTTCCGCAGCGCTTGTTCGACGCGGTGCCGGCCCATGGCATAACGGATGGCGCGTCGGAGCGCGTCCCCCGTCAGCCGGCCTTTCACGAGATAGTCCTGTGCGCCGTGCAGAAGAGATTTCTCAGCCACCACGTCGTTATCCAGGCCTGTGAGCACGATGACCGGCGCGTCATGCGCTTGAGCCCGCACCCGATCGAGCGTCTCCAGGCCTTGGCTATCCGGAAGCGACAGGTCGACCAGGACGGCATCCACCGGGCATTCCGCCAGTTTTTTTATGCCCGTTTGGAGTCTGTCCGCCCAGTTGAGTGTAACAGCGTCCGTCGACCGTTCGCAGAGCGCCTGTTGGATCAGCTCGGCATCATCTTCGTTGTCCTCGATGAGCAACACATGCATGTGTCACCTCTTCAGCGTCGGGACTCGCGAGACCAGCGTCCAATAGAGTTCGAACTCTTTCACGACCGACAGGAACCTGCTGAAGGTGACAGGCTTTCGAATGTACGAGCAGGCGCCCTGTTCAAACGACCGCACGATATCCTCCTCGCGCTCACTGACGGTCAGCATGACGACCGGGAGCGGACGAAATCGGGGGTCGGACTTAATTTCAATCAGCACCTCGAGTCCGGTTTTCTTCGGCATGTTGATATCGAGGAGCACCAGGCCGGGGAACGGGCATTGGCTGAAAGGACCTTCACCCCGCAAATAGGCCAGCGCTTCTTCGCCGTCCCGCACGACGGCCACTCGATTGGCCATGTTCACGGTCTCGAAGGCTTCCCTGATCAACAAGATGTCGTCTTCGTTGTCTTCTGCGATGAGAATATCAAAGGGCCGCATGGTCATCGTTGCACCTTCCTCGGACTAGACTGGTTGACGCCAAATGTGATGAAAAATTCTGATCCGCCGCCTTCGCGGGGTTCCACCCAGGCACGGCCGCCGTGTCGTTCGGCTACTTGCCGAACGATGGCCAGTCCTGCGCCGGTCCCCTCTATCTCGCGTCCGACAGCCCGTCGGAAGAGTTCGAATATCCGATCGCGTTGCTCAGGCGCCACCCCAGGGCCACGATCCCGCACGACCAGGCCGATGAGTTCGGTTCCTTCAAGATCCATCCCGGAATGGGGGGCAATCTCAATGTCAGGAGGTTGCCCGGCGGACGAAAATTTGAGCGCATTCGCGATCAGATTATAGATGCCCTGGACGGCCCAGGTGGTATTGACTCGCAGGCGAGGAAGGGGGGACCGAATCGTGATGCTGGCGCCGGTTTCT
This is a stretch of genomic DNA from Nitrospira sp.. It encodes these proteins:
- a CDS encoding response regulator → MTMRPFDILIAEDNEDDILLIREAFETVNMANRVAVVRDGEEALAYLRGEGPFSQCPFPGLVLLDINMPKKTGLEVLIEIKSDPRFRPLPVVMLTVSEREEDIVRSFEQGACSYIRKPVTFSRFLSVVKEFELYWTLVSRVPTLKR